In the Flavisolibacter tropicus genome, one interval contains:
- a CDS encoding DUF4256 domain-containing protein has product MENTDKKLSAEQQSTLISVLKARFEKNKNRHKGIEWTSVQERLEANPGKLWPLNEMESTGGEPDVVGYDNKTGEYIFFDCAAESPKGRRSVCYDREALDSRKEHKPANSALDMAAAMGIELLTEEQYRQLQQLGSFDLKTSSWVQTPAAIRKLDGALFCDRRYDTVFLYHNGASSYYAARGFRGALRV; this is encoded by the coding sequence ATGGAAAATACAGATAAAAAGTTATCGGCCGAACAACAGTCAACACTAATCAGTGTATTGAAAGCCCGCTTTGAGAAAAACAAGAACCGTCATAAAGGCATTGAATGGACTAGCGTACAAGAAAGGCTGGAAGCGAATCCTGGCAAACTGTGGCCCTTAAATGAAATGGAAAGCACCGGCGGTGAGCCCGATGTTGTTGGTTATGATAATAAGACAGGCGAATACATCTTTTTTGATTGTGCAGCAGAAAGTCCCAAAGGCCGCCGAAGTGTTTGTTACGACCGCGAAGCATTGGATTCAAGAAAAGAACATAAGCCAGCAAACAGTGCTTTAGATATGGCAGCTGCTATGGGCATTGAGCTTTTAACGGAGGAACAATATAGACAACTACAGCAACTGGGAAGTTTTGATTTGAAAACATCCAGCTGGGTGCAAACACCTGCTGCTATTCGAAAGCTGGATGGCGCCCTCTTTTGCGATCGCCGTTACGATACAGTGTTCCTGTATCATAATGGTGCATCTTCTTATTATGCAGCCAGAGGGTTTCGTGGGGCGTTAAGGGTTTAA
- a CDS encoding acyltransferase family protein: MATQLTASASKGKLYGLDHLRTLAIVLVLIYHYRIFFHPEWIDTVGKFGWTGVDLFFVLSGYLIAAQLFKQMAAGKGLSLKQFFIKRSFRILPAYFVVVAIYFLFPYVHERPALAPLWKYLTFTQNLGLDLRTQGTFSHAWSLCIEEQFYLLLPLILLGLVYFNALKKGFWLLVGLFIAGLLIRLYCYQVLLLPQIENGAFGVLWYKWIYYPSYSRLDGLLIGVGIAAFLQYKPVQAKRILQYGNQLLVLGILILAGAYFLCLDELSFGASVFGFPLISLGYGVMVLGALSPGSVLYNYNSRTTTTIATLSYAIYLVHKFIIHITQDQLAKLGVDKNSNLMLGICVVTVLLGAWVLNRLVEKPFLKMRDRVLQDKQVGKKRKLVVKTVEE, from the coding sequence TTGGCAACTCAACTAACTGCGTCTGCATCGAAGGGCAAACTATATGGCCTGGACCATTTGCGCACTCTGGCTATTGTTTTAGTATTGATCTATCACTACCGGATCTTTTTTCACCCGGAATGGATAGATACGGTTGGGAAGTTTGGCTGGACAGGGGTAGACCTGTTTTTTGTATTGAGCGGTTATTTAATTGCGGCGCAGCTTTTTAAGCAGATGGCAGCCGGTAAAGGCCTCTCGTTAAAGCAATTCTTTATTAAGCGAAGCTTTCGCATTCTTCCGGCTTACTTTGTAGTGGTAGCCATCTATTTTCTATTTCCCTATGTACACGAGCGGCCTGCGCTTGCGCCCCTTTGGAAATACCTGACGTTTACACAAAACCTGGGACTAGATCTGCGCACACAGGGAACCTTTTCTCATGCCTGGTCGCTTTGCATTGAGGAACAGTTCTATCTATTACTGCCCTTGATCTTGTTGGGACTAGTTTATTTCAACGCCTTAAAGAAAGGGTTCTGGCTACTCGTGGGTCTGTTCATAGCAGGCTTACTAATCCGGTTGTATTGTTATCAAGTGCTTCTGCTGCCTCAAATAGAGAATGGGGCCTTTGGTGTTTTGTGGTACAAATGGATCTATTATCCAAGCTATAGCCGGCTAGATGGGTTATTGATAGGGGTTGGTATTGCGGCCTTTCTCCAGTACAAGCCAGTGCAGGCAAAACGTATTTTACAATACGGTAATCAACTGCTGGTATTGGGCATTCTTATTTTGGCAGGTGCTTATTTTCTATGCCTGGATGAACTAAGTTTTGGTGCATCGGTATTTGGCTTTCCCTTGATAAGCCTTGGTTATGGCGTGATGGTTCTGGGAGCTCTTAGTCCGGGTAGTGTTCTGTATAACTACAACTCGCGGACGACAACAACCATTGCTACATTGTCTTATGCTATTTACCTGGTACATAAGTTTATCATTCACATTACACAAGATCAGTTGGCAAAGTTGGGTGTAGATAAGAACAGCAACTTGATGCTTGGTATCTGTGTGGTTACGGTATTGCTTGGTGCGTGGGTATTGAATCGGTTAGTAGAGAAGCCGTTTTTGAAAATGAGAGATAGGGTGTTGCAGGATAAGCAGGTTGGCAAGAAACGAAAGCTAGTAGTTAAAACAGTTGAAGAATAG
- a CDS encoding GAF domain-containing protein: MITDQGNNLLTQASDAHIIAQRAVQQANQMLEEGELQHKVLTCLINAAEEIAGADSVSSILVLDKGGLLRNGCSPRLPYDYLTAIDGLKPNPLLGTCASAAATGTMVITKDFKSDDKWAELRHLPLALGFVGAWSMPIKTAEGKVLGTFGTYFRQNREPSPEEISSVQLLADTAVKVLCVV, from the coding sequence ATGATTACAGACCAGGGAAATAATTTGCTAACACAAGCGTCGGATGCTCATATTATAGCTCAAAGGGCCGTGCAGCAAGCCAATCAAATGCTGGAAGAAGGTGAACTGCAGCATAAAGTACTGACCTGTCTGATAAATGCGGCGGAAGAGATAGCCGGCGCCGACTCTGTCAGTTCCATTCTGGTGCTGGACAAAGGCGGTTTATTGCGGAATGGTTGTTCGCCTCGCCTCCCATATGATTATCTAACGGCCATTGACGGCTTGAAACCCAATCCGCTGTTGGGTACCTGTGCCTCGGCGGCGGCCACGGGTACAATGGTGATAACAAAAGATTTTAAGTCGGATGATAAATGGGCTGAATTACGCCACCTGCCACTGGCGCTTGGCTTTGTTGGGGCCTGGAGTATGCCTATTAAAACAGCCGAAGGAAAAGTGTTGGGAACCTTTGGTACCTATTTTAGGCAAAATCGCGAACCATCACCGGAAGAGATCAGTAGCGTTCAACTCCTTGCCGATACAGCGGTAAAAGTCTTGTGCGTAGTGTGA
- a CDS encoding S41 family peptidase, translated as MDSYLKLFYTITLSFITTLALGQSDSSRFKMVNELTREIKRNYLSFDMALRMCDTISSKLMAGKYDSTLNEDEFAFEITKDLRRISSDLHISVTPPFTRMFDESDFKEINLRHLNRRNKRNEKRFKKDAQREKIEYGEIKKLPGNIGYVEVKSFANMPAKKKANKKNIRLATIFKFLKKTHTLIIDLRDNQGGFFNQANKLCSYFSPASNNYFITTERHYRSDSNDIYKELSQTFKYFTDKKVTSQHNRYKNIYILTSHQTFSSAELTAYKIKSYQPNTTLIGEPTAGGGNGYTIGLVTDLFNAVIPNIKVFDETNANYSYEAKGIIPDIITTTDSAFYIAYQMALKDYPKPLHSKVKYLKKTIALSSPYEQHFQKSYSDYVGDYRKIKIVQEGPRLVMYYDNLKKIILVPEVTDFFTTDSPLSVKFARNNNGSIRQIEVTNHGEFTERFRKL; from the coding sequence ATGGATTCTTATCTAAAGCTATTCTATACAATTACGCTATCCTTTATAACTACATTGGCTTTAGGGCAATCTGACTCCAGTCGCTTTAAAATGGTTAATGAACTGACCAGGGAAATCAAAAGAAATTACCTTTCATTTGACATGGCATTACGAATGTGTGACACCATCAGTTCCAAGCTTATGGCTGGGAAATATGATTCTACATTAAACGAAGACGAATTTGCTTTTGAGATCACCAAAGACTTACGTCGGATTAGTAGTGACCTGCATATCTCTGTAACACCTCCCTTCACAAGAATGTTTGACGAAAGCGACTTTAAAGAAATAAATCTCAGACACCTTAATAGACGCAACAAGAGAAATGAGAAAAGATTCAAAAAGGACGCTCAACGTGAGAAGATTGAATATGGTGAGATAAAGAAATTGCCGGGCAACATTGGTTATGTGGAGGTAAAAAGCTTTGCCAATATGCCTGCTAAAAAGAAAGCCAATAAAAAGAATATACGTTTGGCTACTATTTTTAAGTTCCTGAAAAAGACGCATACACTTATTATTGACTTACGCGACAATCAGGGAGGATTCTTTAATCAAGCCAACAAGTTATGTTCTTACTTTTCCCCTGCATCAAACAACTATTTTATAACTACCGAGCGGCACTATCGAAGCGATTCCAATGACATATACAAAGAGCTATCCCAAACTTTTAAATACTTCACTGATAAAAAAGTCACTAGCCAACATAACAGGTACAAAAACATTTATATTCTCACAAGTCATCAAACCTTTTCTTCTGCTGAACTAACTGCCTATAAAATCAAATCCTACCAACCAAATACTACTTTAATCGGAGAACCAACAGCCGGCGGCGGTAATGGTTATACAATAGGCCTTGTTACCGATTTATTTAATGCTGTTATACCTAACATTAAAGTATTTGATGAAACCAATGCCAATTATTCGTATGAAGCAAAAGGCATAATTCCAGATATCATTACCACAACAGATAGTGCATTTTATATAGCGTATCAAATGGCACTAAAGGACTACCCTAAACCGCTTCATTCCAAGGTAAAATATTTAAAGAAAACCATTGCGCTGTCCAGTCCATATGAGCAACACTTTCAGAAGTCTTATTCAGATTATGTTGGCGATTATAGAAAGATAAAGATTGTACAAGAAGGCCCTAGATTGGTTATGTATTATGATAACCTAAAAAAAATAATATTGGTACCAGAAGTAACTGACTTCTTTACAACAGATAGCCCACTTTCGGTAAAGTTTGCAAGGAATAATAATGGAAGTATAAGGCAAATTGAAGTTACAAACCATGGCGAATTTACTGAGAGGTTTAGAAAGCTGTAA
- a CDS encoding TlpA family protein disulfide reductase has product MRPSFYLLLFLCTITVTLHAQNENTPFLNIGDPAPPLRVRKWFKGLPVQQFEKGKIYVVEFWATWCRPCLASMPHLSTLAREYKDHVTFIAIDVMENKTTTLENIKAVVERMGSRMDFPVATEDSNLMATGWIEASAHEGIPATFVVNAEGKLAWFGHPKDLPAVLPNIVNNTWNIKEASSRLNENRRLRDLDREVPSLLMEYKVDQFKPGSVTKPDSILFAINEMVRKEPKLKYAPFIAYDNFRFLLMTDPDKAYAYGKEVLVNPTYQEPAYNAIIGNIAWYSDKMKIPGKIYELGAEACQLEIDHVVYPELVNLPEMYSKMADMYWRSNNKIKAIEAQQKAIDAMKVKQALEMTELETKFQQYKDMKTF; this is encoded by the coding sequence ATGAGACCAAGCTTTTACTTACTTCTATTTTTATGTACTATAACAGTAACCCTCCATGCTCAAAATGAGAATACCCCTTTCTTAAACATTGGCGACCCGGCTCCACCCCTGCGTGTGCGTAAGTGGTTTAAAGGTTTACCGGTTCAACAATTTGAAAAAGGGAAAATCTATGTGGTAGAGTTTTGGGCAACCTGGTGTCGACCTTGCCTGGCCTCCATGCCACACCTCTCCACCCTGGCCCGCGAATACAAGGATCACGTCACCTTTATAGCAATAGATGTGATGGAAAATAAAACCACCACCCTGGAGAACATAAAAGCGGTCGTAGAGCGCATGGGAAGCCGGATGGATTTTCCGGTGGCTACTGAGGATAGCAATCTCATGGCTACTGGTTGGATCGAAGCTTCAGCACACGAGGGAATTCCCGCGACTTTTGTAGTAAACGCAGAAGGGAAGCTGGCTTGGTTTGGACACCCTAAAGACCTGCCTGCAGTACTGCCCAACATCGTAAACAATACCTGGAATATAAAAGAAGCCTCGTCCAGGCTAAATGAGAACCGGCGTTTACGGGACCTGGATCGGGAAGTGCCGTCCCTACTTATGGAGTATAAAGTCGATCAATTCAAACCCGGTAGTGTTACTAAACCAGACTCCATTCTTTTTGCGATCAATGAAATGGTTCGAAAGGAACCTAAGCTGAAATATGCACCTTTTATTGCTTATGACAACTTTCGTTTCTTACTTATGACGGATCCGGACAAGGCCTATGCATATGGCAAAGAGGTATTGGTGAACCCTACCTACCAAGAGCCTGCCTATAATGCCATTATAGGCAACATCGCCTGGTATTCCGATAAAATGAAAATCCCTGGCAAAATTTATGAGTTAGGAGCAGAAGCTTGCCAGTTGGAAATTGATCATGTCGTTTACCCTGAACTTGTTAACCTGCCCGAGATGTATAGCAAGATGGCCGATATGTATTGGCGGTCCAATAATAAAATAAAAGCCATAGAGGCCCAGCAAAAAGCCATTGACGCTATGAAAGTAAAACAAGCGTTAGAAATGACTGAATTGGAGACAAAGTTCCAGCAATACAAGGATATGAAGACGTTTTAA
- a CDS encoding IS110 family transposase has translation MKHLFIGLDVHKKSWSVTIQEGQVVLKRFSMEANADTLTHYVNKYYKGYTIQCCYEACCCGYHIYRSLSAAGWDVLVVNPADIPRINKQSTNKSDKIDSRYLCHHLASGHLRGIHIPEEKQEQFRSLFRRRNDLVKSLRRIKCHIKSMLLYYGINLPAHYDNINWSKAMGLWLSKLKWRYPTAAQTMKSRLDEYDFLRKQYLSVCNELRSYARKNYRKDYYLLRSIPGVGPFIAIAILSEVGDLRRFKGIDRLSSYVGLVPSLHSSGEKSYSRGITYRSKNLLRSYLIEGAWIAAKKDEELMQYYLERKGCDHRKIIIKMAAKTLSRIYHVIKKGEPYKASKAAA, from the coding sequence ATGAAACATCTCTTTATCGGGCTCGACGTTCATAAGAAAAGTTGGAGTGTCACTATCCAGGAAGGTCAGGTGGTACTTAAACGCTTCTCCATGGAAGCAAATGCTGACACTCTCACCCATTACGTAAACAAGTATTACAAAGGCTACACCATACAATGCTGTTATGAAGCCTGCTGTTGCGGCTATCATATTTATCGCAGCTTGAGTGCTGCCGGTTGGGACGTGTTGGTGGTTAACCCTGCAGACATCCCACGCATCAATAAACAAAGCACCAACAAATCAGACAAGATTGACAGCCGCTATCTGTGCCACCACCTGGCTTCCGGCCATCTCAGAGGCATCCACATTCCGGAAGAAAAACAAGAACAGTTCAGAAGCCTGTTCAGGCGTCGCAATGATTTAGTAAAAAGCCTTAGACGGATCAAATGTCACATCAAGAGCATGCTTCTATATTATGGCATCAATCTACCAGCACACTATGACAACATTAACTGGAGTAAGGCAATGGGACTTTGGCTTTCTAAACTTAAATGGCGATACCCCACGGCTGCCCAGACAATGAAAAGCCGCCTGGATGAATATGACTTCTTGAGAAAGCAATACCTGAGTGTCTGCAATGAACTGAGAAGTTATGCAAGGAAAAATTACCGGAAAGACTATTACCTACTCCGGTCTATTCCTGGCGTAGGGCCTTTTATTGCTATCGCCATACTCTCTGAAGTGGGCGACCTCAGAAGGTTCAAAGGCATTGACCGCTTAAGCAGTTATGTAGGGTTGGTGCCTTCCCTGCATAGCTCGGGAGAGAAAAGCTATAGCCGGGGCATTACCTATCGGAGCAAGAACTTACTAAGGAGTTACCTGATCGAAGGTGCCTGGATAGCTGCAAAAAAAGATGAAGAACTGATGCAGTATTATCTGGAAAGAAAGGGCTGTGATCACCGCAAGATCATTATTAAGATGGCGGCCAAGACGTTAAGCCGGATCTATCATGTCATTAAAAAAGGCGAACCGTATAAGGCAAGTAAAGCCGCAGCGTAG
- a CDS encoding peptidoglycan recognition family protein, whose product MKRSLPLGLFLFILAVSVGCKVQQKVSLPKDVTIVTRKEWGAEQSVLPMRKHVPQQITIHHTAVKQAPERSLADKLKALQKFSFSSSKLASGKVKEPWADIPYHFYIAVDGSIGEGRPLQYVGDSNTPYDPTGHALIVLEGNFENEELSDKQYQSLQALIISIAKQYHITSDKISAHKDHAETLCPGAHLYALIPQLQKAVVEAELMK is encoded by the coding sequence ATGAAACGATCTTTACCCTTAGGCTTGTTCTTGTTTATTCTTGCTGTTTCAGTTGGCTGTAAGGTGCAACAGAAAGTTTCTTTACCAAAAGATGTTACCATTGTTACCCGGAAGGAGTGGGGAGCTGAACAATCGGTGTTACCTATGCGCAAACATGTGCCGCAGCAGATCACCATACATCATACAGCTGTTAAGCAAGCGCCGGAACGTAGTCTAGCCGATAAGCTAAAAGCATTGCAGAAATTCTCCTTTAGTAGCAGTAAGCTGGCCAGTGGAAAGGTAAAAGAGCCCTGGGCCGATATACCGTATCATTTTTACATAGCAGTGGATGGCTCAATAGGCGAGGGGCGTCCCTTACAATATGTAGGTGATTCCAATACACCTTATGATCCTACCGGCCATGCATTGATTGTATTAGAAGGTAACTTTGAAAACGAAGAACTTTCCGATAAGCAATATCAAAGTTTGCAGGCACTGATTATTTCTATTGCCAAGCAATATCATATTACATCCGATAAGATATCGGCCCATAAAGATCATGCGGAAACATTATGTCCTGGCGCGCATCTCTACGCCCTGATTCCACAATTACAAAAGGCTGTAGTAGAAGCCGAACTGATGAAGTAG
- a CDS encoding YdeI/OmpD-associated family protein, with translation MTNNIMNPKVDFFFNKADKWKKEYELLRKIVLDCGLTEELKWGCPCYTFQNSNIVLIHGFKEYCALLFHKGALLKDIESILIQQTENVQAARQVRFTNLQEIVELESILKAYIYEAIEVEKAGLKVDLKKTKAYTVAEEFQTKLDEMPELKAAFEALTPGRQRGYLLHFSAPKQSKTRASRVENCIEQILDGKGLND, from the coding sequence ATGACCAACAATATCATGAATCCAAAAGTTGACTTCTTCTTCAACAAAGCCGATAAGTGGAAGAAAGAATACGAACTATTGAGAAAAATTGTTCTGGACTGTGGGCTCACCGAAGAATTGAAATGGGGTTGCCCTTGCTACACCTTTCAGAATAGCAACATCGTATTAATTCATGGCTTTAAAGAATACTGTGCGCTTCTATTTCATAAAGGTGCTTTATTGAAGGATATCGAAAGCATTCTCATTCAACAAACAGAAAACGTACAGGCCGCTCGCCAGGTTCGTTTCACTAACCTGCAGGAGATAGTAGAATTAGAGTCTATACTAAAAGCTTATATCTATGAAGCCATTGAAGTAGAAAAGGCCGGACTGAAAGTAGATCTGAAAAAGACAAAGGCCTATACTGTTGCTGAAGAATTCCAAACGAAGCTGGATGAGATGCCGGAATTAAAAGCAGCCTTCGAGGCCTTAACACCAGGGCGACAAAGAGGCTACCTGCTTCACTTCTCTGCTCCTAAACAATCCAAAACCCGGGCATCACGAGTTGAAAACTGTATAGAGCAGATTCTCGATGGAAAGGGACTAAATGATTGA
- a CDS encoding XAC2610-related protein, translating into MKPTLFLLTILLASYNLLGQTSYTGYIDKYPIELVANIFSDGDIRAIYAYSNFDEPIVINGKLLQGRLTLFEKDKMGNNKATLTFENFNTQSDKLEGNWTDLGTGKQLKISLTKSFAIDQGNNIEWKDRELLQPVSLGDNYFKLIVSKAKDEFYARVTGIKILEKKTDRLIQQIDLECQLMGLNNVNVDDYNFDGIDDFSVFESSYAGPNTSSLYFLYNRKTGKYFDSGFSGTSLEFDSKAKRIYERNQCCAGASVTTAEYKVVNNKMVLLKERCFKWDEKKQELVERNIKDCQ; encoded by the coding sequence ATGAAGCCAACACTTTTCTTATTGACTATTCTTTTGGCCTCGTATAACTTATTGGGCCAAACAAGTTATACAGGATATATTGATAAATACCCGATTGAGCTAGTTGCAAACATTTTTTCTGACGGAGATATAAGAGCTATATATGCTTACTCCAATTTTGATGAGCCAATTGTAATAAACGGCAAACTGCTACAGGGTCGATTGACACTTTTTGAGAAAGATAAAATGGGTAACAACAAAGCAACATTAACTTTCGAAAACTTTAATACGCAAAGTGACAAATTAGAGGGTAACTGGACTGACCTTGGCACTGGAAAGCAGCTTAAAATATCATTGACAAAGTCGTTTGCTATTGACCAAGGCAACAACATTGAATGGAAGGATAGAGAGTTGCTGCAACCAGTTTCCTTAGGCGACAACTATTTCAAGTTGATTGTTTCTAAAGCGAAAGATGAATTCTATGCAAGAGTGACTGGAATAAAAATATTGGAGAAGAAAACTGACAGGTTAATTCAACAAATTGATTTGGAATGTCAACTAATGGGTTTGAATAATGTAAACGTGGATGATTATAACTTCGATGGCATAGATGACTTTTCTGTTTTTGAAAGCAGTTATGCAGGCCCCAATACGTCAAGTTTATACTTTCTTTACAACAGAAAAACAGGCAAATATTTTGACAGTGGCTTTAGTGGAACTTCATTGGAGTTTGACAGCAAGGCAAAAAGAATTTACGAACGTAATCAATGCTGTGCAGGTGCAAGCGTGACCACTGCAGAATATAAAGTAGTTAATAACAAAATGGTCTTACTAAAAGAGCGTTGTTTTAAATGGGACGAAAAGAAGCAGGAATTAGTGGAGCGAAATATAAAAGACTGCCAGTAA
- a CDS encoding alpha/beta hydrolase: MKKLVFFVLLGFVLNQQLVAQTCGTRQLDPAIAGFLKMIGYTDLTLEQLRSLPIEQLKFAGPPVRPYPQEDVKRIKITADSIPVLVFNPLHKPNLPIVINYHGGGFISPLLPALEYSLWQEAKTYGAIVFAVDYRVAPEHKFPAAVNDSYNAFKWIAGHGSELGGDTSRIALMGNSAGANLVAVIAQKAKKEGISSKIKLHVMNGLPVDCSPKNMETSVSYQENATGYFQTKAACYFAIETYAPGQYTNPEVSPILTENLQGLPPAVIINAEFDPLRDDGILYAAKLRKAGVKVWDKCFAGQIHCLIGLQPDAPAQKEYENIIRMAMNESFQK; this comes from the coding sequence ATGAAAAAGCTAGTGTTCTTTGTGCTCCTCGGTTTTGTTCTAAACCAACAACTCGTTGCTCAAACCTGTGGCACCCGGCAGCTAGATCCTGCCATTGCTGGATTCCTGAAGATGATAGGGTATACCGACTTGACCTTGGAACAACTGCGTAGCCTACCTATTGAGCAACTTAAATTTGCAGGGCCGCCCGTAAGGCCTTATCCCCAGGAAGATGTAAAACGCATTAAGATCACGGCCGATAGCATTCCCGTACTGGTCTTTAATCCCTTGCACAAACCGAACCTTCCTATTGTGATCAATTACCATGGAGGTGGCTTTATTTCTCCTTTACTACCCGCGCTGGAATACAGCTTGTGGCAAGAAGCCAAAACCTATGGGGCAATTGTTTTTGCTGTTGATTACAGGGTGGCCCCTGAACACAAGTTTCCGGCTGCTGTAAACGACAGTTACAATGCTTTTAAATGGATAGCTGGACATGGCAGCGAACTGGGTGGCGATACCAGTCGCATAGCTTTAATGGGTAATAGCGCAGGTGCTAACCTGGTGGCGGTAATTGCTCAAAAAGCAAAGAAAGAAGGAATTAGTAGTAAGATAAAGCTGCACGTCATGAACGGGCTTCCTGTTGATTGTAGCCCTAAGAATATGGAAACCTCTGTTTCGTACCAGGAAAATGCCACCGGGTATTTCCAAACAAAGGCAGCCTGTTATTTTGCGATTGAAACCTATGCACCTGGTCAGTATACTAATCCAGAAGTATCGCCCATACTTACTGAAAACTTGCAAGGCCTGCCGCCGGCGGTTATTATCAATGCCGAGTTTGATCCACTACGAGATGATGGTATTTTATATGCTGCCAAATTAAGAAAGGCCGGTGTTAAGGTTTGGGACAAATGCTTTGCTGGTCAAATTCATTGCCTGATTGGATTGCAGCCAGATGCCCCGGCACAGAAGGAATATGAAAACATCATACGGATGGCAATGAATGAAAGCTTTCAGAAGTGA
- a CDS encoding RNA polymerase sigma factor encodes MQKREIEKQFEKHIRENELLIYKVCRIYAYTDADRQDLFQEIVIQLWKAFPKFKGQSKFSTWLYRVAINTAITGLRKQKDFIDSYEPETLPQHADDNTSHVAEEQSKLLYTAIEQLNQVEKAIVMLYMEDKAYEEMEEILGINQGTLRVKMSRIKDKLRQLTKNN; translated from the coding sequence TTGCAAAAGCGCGAAATAGAAAAGCAGTTTGAAAAGCATATCCGGGAGAATGAACTGCTGATTTATAAAGTCTGCCGGATATACGCCTACACGGATGCCGACCGGCAGGACCTTTTTCAGGAGATCGTCATCCAGCTTTGGAAAGCGTTTCCCAAGTTCAAGGGACAGTCGAAATTCAGCACCTGGTTATACCGCGTGGCTATCAATACAGCCATAACCGGCCTACGCAAGCAAAAAGATTTCATAGACTCTTACGAGCCGGAAACCCTTCCACAACATGCTGATGATAACACAAGCCATGTGGCGGAAGAACAATCGAAACTTTTATATACAGCCATTGAACAACTAAATCAAGTAGAGAAAGCCATTGTCATGCTGTATATGGAAGACAAAGCCTATGAAGAAATGGAAGAGATACTGGGTATAAACCAAGGCACCTTACGCGTAAAAATGAGCCGCATAAAAGACAAACTACGTCAACTCACAAAAAATAATTGA
- a CDS encoding adenylate/guanylate cyclase domain-containing protein, translating into MQPNRVRTLRTLAFICLFTGFAGVIYQLINEKHLDHRSVLVGLPLGLVFGLLELFLFPKTERRFQHWSFTKITLFKILLYTAAIYVVSVIMMFIAGLFEHRKISELFVSLASLDQLILVVYTLAIYSLLVFFLHLNRLLGEGILWKFISGKYHKPHEEERIFMFLDMNSSTTIAEQLGHVRFYALLNELFHEISQPVLQTKAEIYQYVGDEVVLTWEVKQGLENANCLKTFFLFQENLHRNSSHYLKKFGVQPTFKAGLHFGKVISAQIGDLKQEIVYNGDVLNTTARIRDACRQYQCECLVSGILMNQLKSMNGFLWERIGATTLRGKETEVELFSVSDIRSL; encoded by the coding sequence ATGCAACCCAATCGCGTCAGAACGCTTAGAACGCTGGCCTTCATTTGCCTATTTACAGGTTTTGCCGGGGTGATCTATCAACTTATAAATGAAAAGCACCTCGATCATAGAAGTGTGTTGGTCGGACTGCCACTAGGCTTGGTCTTTGGCTTATTGGAGCTATTTCTGTTCCCAAAGACCGAACGACGGTTTCAACACTGGTCATTCACCAAGATCACGTTATTTAAGATACTACTATATACGGCCGCCATTTATGTTGTCAGTGTTATCATGATGTTTATTGCGGGCCTTTTTGAACATCGCAAAATCAGTGAGCTCTTTGTATCGCTGGCCTCTTTAGATCAATTGATATTAGTGGTTTATACACTAGCCATTTATAGTTTGCTTGTTTTCTTTCTGCATCTCAACCGCCTGCTGGGTGAAGGGATATTATGGAAATTCATTAGTGGCAAATACCACAAGCCCCACGAGGAGGAACGAATCTTTATGTTCCTTGATATGAATTCATCCACAACTATTGCAGAACAACTAGGACATGTACGTTTTTACGCTTTGCTGAATGAGCTTTTCCATGAAATTTCTCAACCCGTACTTCAAACAAAAGCGGAGATCTATCAGTATGTGGGAGATGAAGTTGTTCTTACATGGGAGGTAAAGCAGGGTCTGGAAAATGCGAATTGCCTAAAAACCTTTTTTCTATTCCAGGAAAACCTGCACCGAAATAGCAGTCATTACCTGAAAAAGTTTGGTGTACAGCCAACCTTCAAAGCAGGATTGCATTTTGGAAAAGTCATTAGCGCACAAATAGGCGATCTAAAACAGGAGATTGTCTATAACGGCGATGTGCTCAATACAACCGCCAGAATCCGGGATGCCTGCAGGCAATACCAATGTGAGTGCCTGGTTTCCGGAATACTGATGAACCAGCTCAAATCGATGAATGGTTTCCTCTGGGAACGAATAGGTGCAACAACACTTCGTGGCAAAGAAACAGAAGTGGAGCTTTTCAGTGTGAGTGATATTCGTAGCCTATGA